A section of the candidate division KSB1 bacterium genome encodes:
- the pruA gene encoding L-glutamate gamma-semialdehyde dehydrogenase — MLEEFRNQQYTDFSLPENRKAQEEALAAVERMAGRQYPLFIDGKEVTTAKVKPSFNPSDKDRQVGAFCQAGHREVDMAMEAALRAFESWRWVEPQERAIVLLKAAELMKRRRFELNAWMILEAGKNWVEADADTAEAIDFLEFYAREMLRYGATQPVTPVKGEFPQLVYIPLGVGVVIPPWNFPNAILTGMTSAALVTGNSVLLKPASDTPGIAYQVVDIFRQAGLPPGVLNFIPGSGAEIGDYLVQHPKTRFISFTGSMEVGLRINQLASTPSPGQIWIKRVVAEMGGKDTIVVDTDTDLEAAADAVTVSAFGYQGQKCSACSRCVVVADVYERFVELLKTRAEKLTIGPTKDPANYLGPVINKASEEKILEYIEIGKKEGKLVTGGSKAPGNGYFIRPTIFKDIQPGARLDQEEIFGPVLAVLKARDFTHALDLANSTIYGLTGAVWTRDRFKMAEAKRRFHVGNLYINRKCTGALVGGHPFGGFNMSGTDSKAGGRDYLLLFLQAKSISEKLG, encoded by the coding sequence ATGTTGGAGGAGTTCCGCAACCAGCAGTACACCGACTTTTCTTTGCCAGAGAATCGCAAGGCGCAGGAAGAGGCACTCGCGGCGGTGGAGCGCATGGCCGGCCGCCAGTATCCGTTGTTCATCGACGGTAAGGAGGTAACTACCGCCAAGGTGAAGCCGTCGTTCAACCCATCTGACAAGGACCGGCAGGTGGGAGCATTTTGCCAGGCGGGCCACAGAGAGGTGGACATGGCCATGGAAGCAGCGTTGCGCGCGTTCGAGTCCTGGCGGTGGGTGGAACCACAGGAGCGCGCCATCGTGCTGCTGAAGGCTGCCGAGCTCATGAAGCGCCGCCGCTTCGAGCTGAACGCCTGGATGATTCTCGAGGCAGGCAAAAACTGGGTGGAGGCGGATGCCGATACGGCAGAGGCCATCGACTTCTTGGAGTTCTACGCCCGGGAGATGCTCCGCTACGGCGCCACGCAGCCTGTGACGCCGGTCAAGGGCGAATTTCCGCAATTGGTGTACATCCCCTTGGGGGTCGGAGTGGTGATTCCGCCTTGGAATTTCCCCAACGCCATCCTCACCGGCATGACCTCCGCCGCCCTCGTCACCGGTAACAGCGTGCTCCTCAAACCGGCCAGCGACACACCGGGCATCGCCTACCAGGTGGTGGACATCTTTCGCCAGGCAGGACTGCCGCCCGGGGTACTCAACTTCATCCCCGGCAGTGGCGCGGAGATCGGCGATTACCTGGTGCAGCACCCAAAGACCCGTTTCATCTCCTTCACCGGCTCCATGGAGGTGGGCTTGCGCATCAACCAGCTGGCGTCTACTCCAAGCCCTGGCCAAATCTGGATCAAGCGGGTGGTGGCCGAAATGGGCGGCAAGGACACTATCGTGGTGGACACCGATACGGACCTGGAGGCGGCAGCGGACGCAGTGACGGTCTCCGCCTTTGGCTATCAGGGGCAAAAGTGCTCGGCGTGCTCGCGCTGCGTCGTCGTGGCCGACGTTTACGAGCGATTCGTGGAGTTGCTGAAAACGCGCGCGGAGAAGCTCACCATCGGGCCGACCAAAGATCCGGCCAACTACCTCGGGCCGGTCATTAACAAGGCTTCGGAAGAGAAGATCCTCGAATATATCGAGATCGGCAAAAAGGAAGGAAAGTTGGTCACCGGCGGCAGCAAGGCGCCAGGCAATGGTTACTTCATCAGGCCGACGATCTTCAAGGACATTCAGCCGGGGGCGCGGCTGGATCAGGAGGAGATTTTCGGCCCGGTGCTTGCTGTGCTCAAGGCCAGGGATTTCACACACGCCCTCGATCTGGCCAACAGCACGATCTACGGCCTGACCGGCGCTGTCTGGACGCGCGACCGCTTCAAGATGGCTGAGGCCAAGCGCCGCTTCCACGTGGGCAACCTGTACATCAACCGCAAGTGCACCGGCGCGCTGGTGGGCGGACATCCGTTCGGTGGCTTTAATATGAGCGGTACCGACTCCAAGGCGGGCGGGCGGGACTACCTGCTGCTCTTCTTGCAGGCCAAGTCCATCTCCGAAAAGCTCGGTTGA
- a CDS encoding aminopeptidase — MTDPRIEKLAQILVTYSTRLRRRDKVLIEAVDVPAVAVVAIARRAAKAGAQPFIPTKQNAILREMYALATAESMRLMGQMEAMLMREMNAYIALRGSHNVAELSDVPAEKMQLYQAHWWKPVHLEIRVPKTRWVVLRWPHPAMAQLAHVSTEAFTEFFFRVCTLDYRRLSRAMEPLRERMEQTDMVEIKGPGTALRFCIKGMPAVKCDGRRNLPDGELFTAPLRESVEGTIRFTTPSMLQGTLFQDVRLRFRRGKIVQATADKPERLNQILDSDAGARYLGAFSFGLNPYITRPMLDTLFDETIAGSFHLTPGSAYEEADNGNRSQVHWDMVMMQTPECGGGEIYFDGTLIRKDGLFVPADLQPLNPPHLRR, encoded by the coding sequence ATGACCGACCCACGCATCGAGAAGCTGGCACAGATCCTGGTAACCTACTCAACCCGCCTGCGCCGAAGGGATAAGGTGCTCATCGAAGCCGTAGACGTGCCCGCTGTGGCTGTGGTCGCCATTGCCCGTCGCGCGGCCAAAGCAGGCGCCCAACCATTTATCCCCACCAAACAGAACGCCATTTTGCGCGAGATGTACGCATTGGCCACCGCGGAGAGCATGCGCCTTATGGGGCAAATGGAGGCGATGCTCATGCGGGAGATGAACGCCTACATCGCCCTGCGCGGCAGTCACAATGTGGCCGAGCTGTCCGACGTGCCGGCGGAGAAAATGCAGCTGTACCAGGCCCACTGGTGGAAGCCCGTGCATCTGGAGATCCGCGTGCCGAAGACCAGATGGGTGGTGTTGCGCTGGCCACATCCGGCAATGGCACAACTGGCGCACGTGTCCACAGAGGCATTTACTGAGTTCTTCTTCCGGGTATGCACGCTCGACTACCGTCGCCTGTCGCGCGCCATGGAGCCGCTGCGCGAGCGGATGGAACAGACCGACATGGTGGAGATCAAAGGCCCTGGCACAGCACTCCGCTTTTGCATAAAGGGGATGCCGGCGGTCAAGTGCGACGGCCGGCGCAACCTCCCTGACGGCGAACTATTCACCGCACCGCTGCGCGAGTCCGTGGAGGGCACCATCCGCTTCACCACGCCGTCCATGCTCCAGGGCACCCTTTTTCAGGACGTGAGGCTCCGCTTCCGCAGGGGCAAAATCGTCCAGGCTACGGCCGATAAGCCAGAGCGACTGAACCAGATTCTCGATAGCGACGCGGGTGCGCGCTACCTGGGCGCGTTCTCCTTCGGCCTCAATCCTTACATCACCCGCCCCATGCTGGACACCCTCTTTGACGAAACGATCGCCGGCTCCTTCCACCTCACCCCAGGCTCAGCCTACGAAGAGGCAGACAACGGCAACCGTTCGCAGGTGCATTGGGACATGGTGATGATGCAAACGCCAGAATGCGGCGGCGGCGAAATCTACTTCGACGGCACGTTGATCCGCAAGGATGGGCTCTTCGTGCCTGCGGACCTGCAGCCTTTGAACCCGCCACACTTGCGCCGTTAG
- a CDS encoding zf-HC2 domain-containing protein, whose translation MKCEEARPLMMALLDGEIEEAQKRDLERHLARCYACAKELEGFRQLKEVTEGVTLMEPESRIWQEYWSRVYNRIERRLGAVLLAVSAAALLIFAGFKAVESLIRDPSLAISLKVAILAAIAGFVLLLLSLLRERLYFWKRDRYRFVR comes from the coding sequence ATGAAGTGTGAGGAGGCCAGGCCGCTGATGATGGCCCTTCTCGACGGGGAGATCGAAGAGGCGCAGAAGAGAGACCTCGAGCGCCACCTGGCAAGGTGCTATGCCTGTGCCAAGGAGCTGGAGGGGTTCAGGCAACTGAAAGAGGTGACAGAAGGAGTGACGCTTATGGAACCGGAGAGCAGGATCTGGCAGGAGTACTGGTCGCGGGTGTACAACCGCATCGAGCGCCGCCTCGGCGCGGTGCTGCTGGCGGTGAGCGCTGCCGCGCTGCTCATCTTCGCGGGATTCAAGGCGGTGGAGAGTCTGATTCGCGACCCATCGCTGGCGATATCCCTGAAGGTGGCTATCCTGGCCGCCATCGCGGGGTTCGTGTTGCTTCTGCTCTCGCTGCTTCGCGAGCGACTGTACTTCTGGAAGCGCGACCGCTACCGCTTTGTACGCTAA
- a CDS encoding sigma-70 family RNA polymerase sigma factor, with translation MEVATDTALSESRRLEHEAVVRCQRGDARAFKVLVERYQRLAYSVALGLVRCHDDALDLSQEAFIRAYQHIGLFDPERPFLPWFYQLLRNLCFNHLRARRAQRLQALEEAENDAVDLPIEQDYDPEVIVERNETAQRVWRAIGRLPDKYREIIVLRHFQQLSYAEMAALLFLPLGTVMSRCYHARRALRALLEREQGGDLHEV, from the coding sequence ATGGAAGTGGCCACGGACACAGCTCTATCCGAGTCGCGCCGGCTGGAACATGAGGCGGTGGTGCGCTGTCAACGGGGCGATGCCCGGGCGTTCAAGGTGCTGGTGGAACGCTACCAGCGCCTGGCCTACTCTGTGGCCCTGGGCCTGGTGCGTTGCCATGACGACGCTCTGGACTTGTCGCAAGAGGCCTTCATCAGGGCTTACCAGCACATCGGACTGTTTGACCCAGAGAGGCCGTTTTTGCCCTGGTTCTATCAGCTGTTGCGCAACCTCTGCTTCAACCACCTGCGCGCCCGGCGGGCACAGCGCCTGCAGGCACTGGAGGAAGCGGAGAACGACGCAGTAGACCTGCCCATAGAACAGGACTATGACCCGGAAGTGATCGTAGAGCGCAACGAGACGGCGCAACGCGTGTGGCGAGCAATTGGTCGCCTTCCTGACAAATACCGCGAGATCATCGTCTTGCGCCACTTCCAGCAGCTGTCGTACGCGGAGATGGCGGCGCTCCTTTTCTTGCCGCTGGGCACGGTGATGTCACGGTGTTACCACGCGCGGCGTGCGCTCAGGGCGCTGTTGGAGCGGGAGCAAGGAGGTGATCTGCATGAAGTGTGA
- a CDS encoding zinc-dependent alcohol dehydrogenase family protein: MRALVIHGPGRASVEQVALPAPGPHDVLVRVKACGLCGTDVHLYRGEYLGSYPLTPGHEASGEVAGIGAEVTGFALGDRVALEPNISCGSCRFCLTNQQNFCQHWSAVGVTRPGAMAEYVVAPAANCFAIGELSYEAAAFMEPLSCVLHGLEQVGVAPGDRVLLFGAGPIGLLLIQALLSLGASEVTVVERTPRRREVAAQLGASALPAVTKQLAERAAADEFDLVVEATGDPGLVGETLRLARKGGRVLLFGVPPASSTVLIEPFLLFRKGLHVVGSYTSRRNSIAALRLLQAGRIRTQELVTHRLPLEKFTEAVTLLDNPEHVLKVMFLPET, encoded by the coding sequence TTGCGTGCACTGGTGATCCACGGGCCAGGACGGGCAAGCGTCGAGCAGGTGGCGCTGCCCGCGCCTGGCCCGCACGACGTGCTCGTTCGTGTCAAGGCGTGCGGCTTGTGCGGCACGGACGTCCACCTCTACCGGGGCGAGTACCTCGGCTCCTACCCTCTGACGCCAGGCCATGAAGCCAGCGGGGAGGTGGCAGGCATTGGCGCCGAGGTCACTGGCTTTGCCCTCGGCGACCGCGTGGCGTTGGAGCCCAACATCTCGTGTGGGAGCTGCCGCTTCTGCCTGACCAACCAGCAGAACTTTTGCCAACATTGGTCGGCGGTGGGCGTCACCCGGCCGGGAGCCATGGCCGAGTACGTGGTGGCTCCTGCGGCGAACTGCTTCGCCATCGGTGAGCTGAGCTATGAGGCGGCTGCCTTCATGGAACCCCTCTCTTGTGTCTTGCATGGCCTGGAACAGGTGGGCGTCGCGCCGGGCGACCGCGTGCTCCTGTTTGGTGCCGGACCCATTGGGTTGCTCCTGATTCAGGCGCTGCTCAGCCTGGGCGCGAGCGAGGTGACCGTAGTCGAGCGCACACCGCGACGGCGCGAGGTGGCCGCGCAATTGGGAGCCTCTGCCTTGCCGGCGGTCACCAAGCAACTGGCCGAACGAGCTGCTGCGGACGAATTCGACCTGGTCGTCGAGGCAACCGGTGACCCCGGCCTGGTGGGCGAGACGCTCCGCCTGGCGCGCAAGGGAGGGCGCGTGCTCCTGTTCGGCGTACCTCCGGCCAGCAGCACGGTGCTCATCGAGCCCTTTCTGCTTTTCCGCAAAGGGTTGCACGTGGTCGGCTCCTACACTTCGCGCCGCAACTCGATAGCAGCGCTCCGCCTCTTGCAGGCCGGCCGCATTCGCACCCAGGAACTCGTCACCCATCGCCTCCCCCTGGAAAAGTTCACCGAGGCGGTGACTCTTTTGGACAATCCGGAGCACGTGCTCAAGGTCATGTTTCTGCCCGAAACTTGA
- a CDS encoding class A beta-lactamase-related serine hydrolase — protein MQKLREQIAATERSLGGTFSIAWKELDAGETFLHNAHVVMHAASLMKVPVMIEVFRQAEQGRFRLDDSLLVRNRFRSIVDGSTYSLRAAAESDSSVYAYLGRKMSIRDLVYHMITVSSNLAANLLLELVGPDNVTATAGALGASHTCVRRGLEDLKAHRRGINNETCAFDMLLLLEAIATGKAASKPACAQMMDIMLQQKLRTKIPALLPDSLKVAHKTGSIARIDHDAAIVVAPSGRRCVLVVMSRGIADHKQAAQGIAALSRAILQTMQFI, from the coding sequence GTGCAGAAGCTCAGAGAGCAAATCGCAGCGACCGAGCGAAGCTTGGGCGGCACCTTCAGCATCGCCTGGAAGGAGCTGGACGCGGGCGAGACTTTCCTGCACAACGCGCACGTGGTGATGCACGCCGCCAGCCTCATGAAAGTGCCGGTCATGATCGAGGTCTTTCGTCAGGCGGAGCAAGGACGTTTCCGGCTCGATGACTCCCTCCTCGTGCGCAACCGCTTTCGCAGCATCGTCGACGGCTCGACCTACTCCTTGCGCGCGGCGGCCGAAAGCGACAGTTCCGTCTATGCATACCTCGGCCGCAAGATGAGCATCCGCGACTTGGTGTACCACATGATCACGGTCAGCTCCAATCTTGCGGCGAATCTGCTCCTCGAGCTGGTGGGGCCGGACAATGTCACCGCCACGGCAGGCGCCTTGGGTGCCTCTCACACTTGCGTGCGCCGCGGCCTGGAGGACCTGAAGGCCCATCGGAGGGGGATCAACAACGAGACCTGTGCTTTTGACATGCTCCTGCTCTTGGAAGCCATCGCTACCGGCAAGGCTGCAAGCAAACCGGCCTGCGCACAGATGATGGACATCATGTTGCAGCAGAAGCTCAGAACCAAGATACCTGCCCTGTTGCCGGACAGTCTCAAGGTGGCGCACAAGACCGGCTCGATTGCGCGCATTGACCATGACGCCGCCATCGTCGTCGCGCCCAGCGGCAGGCGCTGCGTGCTGGTAGTTATGAGCAGAGGGATTGCCGACCACAAGCAGGCGGCGCAAGGGATCGCCGCTCTATCCCGCGCCATTTTGCAGACGATGCAGTTCATCTAA